The sequence CGACCATCGTGCGCACGAAGCGCTCGTGGCCGGGCACGTCGACGAGCGAGAGCGCCCGCCCCGACGGCAGCTCCAGCCGGGCGTAGCCGAGCGCGATCGAGATGCCGCGCTCGCGCTCCTCGGGCAGCCGGTCGGTGTCCGTGCCCGTCAGCGCGGCCACGAGCGCAGTCTTGCCGTGATCGATGTGCCCGGCGGTGCCGAGGACGAGGGGCGCGCCGCTCACGCGTCCCTTCGGGTGGCCGGGGTCGCCATGGCGCCAACGGTAGCGCCGCGGTGCGGCGGTCCGGGCGCGCGGGCGCCCCGGTCGCGGGCGACGGCCGACCGCGGCGGGCCGGGACGGAGCGGCGAAGGAGTCGAACCTTCCCAGCGCGGCACGCGCGCCGCCACCGGCTTTGAAGGCCGTTCGGGGCACCGGCCCCGGGCCGCTCCGAGCGGCGCGACGGGGCCGCGCCGGCACCGAGCGTAGCGGCAGGCCCCCGGCGGCCCGTCCTCGCCGCACGACCGCCTCCGGCGCGGGGCCGCCGTCCGGTCCGTCAGCGCACGGCGATCGTCCCGCTCTCGCCGGCGACGAGCCGGCCCACGACGACGCCGGGCACCCCGTCCGCGGCGTCCTCCGGCAGGGCGACGAGCAGCCCGCCCGACGTCGTCGCGTCCACGACCAGGCGGCGGCGCCACTCCTCCACGCCGTCGGCGTAGGTGGCGAACCGCGACGCCCACTCCGCGTTGCGGCGGCTGCCGCCGTTCACGCCGTCGTCGCCGCGCAGCAGCGCCTCGACGCCCTCGATCGCGGGCACCGCGGACGCGTGCACCTCGGCGGCCAGGCCGCTCTCGCGGGTCAGGTTGTGCAGGTGCCCCAGCAGGCCGAAGCCGGTCACGTCGGTCATCGCGTGCACCCCCGCCGCGACCGCCGCCTGCGCGGCCTCGGCGTTCAGCGTCGTCATCACGTCGACCGCGCGGGCGAGCGTGGCGTCGTCGCAGCGTCCGCGCTTGCGGGCCGCGACGATGGCCCCCACGCCCAGCGGCTTCGTCAGCACGACGACGTCGCCCGCGCGGCCGCCGGCGTTGCTGACGTAGCGCTCGGGGTGCACCGTGCCGGTGACGGCCATGCCGTACTTCGGCTCGGCGTCGTCGATCGAGTGGCCGCCGACGAGCGCGGCGCCCGCGGCGGTCACGACGTCCAGCCCGCCCTGCAGGATCCGGCCGAGGACCTCGGGCCCCAGCCGCTCGAGTGGGAAGGCGACGAGGTTGAGCGCGCTGACGGGCGTGCCGCCCATCGCGTAGACGTCGGAGAGCGCGTTCGCGGCGGCGATCCGGCCGAAGTCGTACGGGTCGTCGACGAGCGGCGTGAAGAAGTCCGTGGTCTGGACGAGCGCCAGGTCGTCCGTCAGCCGCACGACCGCGGCGTCGTCGCCCGTGGCGGTCCCGACGAGCACCCGCGGGTCGGTCGTGGGCGGCAGGTCCAGCACGATCGGCAGCAGCGCCGACGCGGGCAGCTTGCACCCGCAGCCCGCGCCGGCGGCGAGCGAGGTCAGCGGCGGCGCGGCGGGGGAGGACATGCGGCCACCATAGCCCCGGCCGGCGTCGATGCCGAGCGGGCGCCG comes from Patulibacter sp. SYSU D01012 and encodes:
- the selD gene encoding selenide, water dikinase SelD, encoding MSSPAAPPLTSLAAGAGCGCKLPASALLPIVLDLPPTTDPRVLVGTATGDDAAVVRLTDDLALVQTTDFFTPLVDDPYDFGRIAAANALSDVYAMGGTPVSALNLVAFPLERLGPEVLGRILQGGLDVVTAAGAALVGGHSIDDAEPKYGMAVTGTVHPERYVSNAGGRAGDVVVLTKPLGVGAIVAARKRGRCDDATLARAVDVMTTLNAEAAQAAVAAGVHAMTDVTGFGLLGHLHNLTRESGLAAEVHASAVPAIEGVEALLRGDDGVNGGSRRNAEWASRFATYADGVEEWRRRLVVDATTSGGLLVALPEDAADGVPGVVVGRLVAGESGTIAVR